The stretch of DNA aagaacgaTGGAACTACAATTTTGAACATAAAAGTAGTAGAGCTACTgctacaaaagaaaacaaaaagacactTACATTGTTATAGTAACCCATGTTGACACAAGGATCTGTAAAACCGAAACCTCAAACACTGTTCTGACGAAAACAGGTTGGATTTAACAATTACCTGCATCCAGATAGATAGCATTTCAGATAGATCAAACAATTAGTGCTATGCGTAATGCGACACAAACCAGTAAGTTATGAAGCAGCAAACTAATAACAAAGATCCTAAATTCCAAATATTTCCACCAAGATAACAGAATTAGTAAAGATTAACATTTGCTTCAGGACAGATAAATAAAACACTAGCAAATACTCTCCAATCTGTTGAGTCGCGAAGACCATCATCGATGAAATCACCAGAATCAGTTTGATATTCTTACCGTAAGCAAGCTGGCAACAGTTTCGTTCTGAATCTACTTCATTCTTCATAAAACATTCAACGAGAGAGAGTCAATAAATCACGCGCACAGAATCGAAAAAAACCCGTCAACATACAAAACTATATTCACacgaaaatcaaaatcatagaTTTAGAAGAAACACGAAAAAAAGATACCTCTCTTCTCTGACTTGTTGTTGATGGCATGACTTTCCATAATCAGTGTTTTTAACACTCGTTTCCCTGGAATGAGGCAATCAACCAAAAAACTATTACATGAGTCAAGAGGATCGTGAGACCAGATTTGGTATCAGAATGGTTATTAAGAATGTTACCTACCTCTACACATTTTGCTGATGACTGCGTTTGGCTTGAGACAACTGTGGCTGAATTTTTTGGCCTGAGTGCAGAATGGATTCCTCAGAAGACTAGCTATCTTTCCAGCAGTTTGATGCTTTTATTAAAGTCCATCGACTTGTCTCCCCGAGGAAACTGCAGTGGTGGTTTAGGCAAGAAATGGTCTCCTTGTTTTATATCTGCTCTGACGTCCGCATCCCTGAGATTACTGCTAAATGAACAAGAAGAATACAGAATTAGAATGACCTCTCATGGTCTCACTTATCCACATTAGTATAATCTCACAAAGAATGATATAGAACCTGGCCTTGATGTTGACCTCTGTCCTTGTTTTATATCTGCTCAGACGTCCGCATCCCATAGATTACTGCGgaatgaacaagaagaagaagaaaaagaaatagaatgACATCTCATGATCTCACTTAACAACAATACAATCTCAGAAACAACGATATAGAACCTGGCCTTGAAGTTGACCTCTGTGCTTGCTTTGTGtgttgtaggcttgtagctACTGGTTCTAACACGGCTCTTTATCCTACAATAATAAGAATGGTTAAAAAAAGTAATTGACCTTAACCAATGGTGAtgaatgattgaaacaaaacctggagggttcttcttcttcctcgacgTTGCTCATGGTCACATTCATGGATTGGTAGAGCTAGCAGCTATGTTTGTAACACTCGTTCCCCTGCAGTCAGtgaaacaaacacataaaatttttaaaaaaacatcaacCACTAGAATCGACCTGTAACAGCGATTTTAAGATTCATAAAACCAAAGCAAATCAGAAATCTGGTAGCCCATGAATGATAATGTAAATAGTACCTTTCCAGCTCAGTTAGAATAGGAGCCAGGAGGCATCACTTCATAAAGCTCTGAGAACTATCGAGTTGATTAATTTGTGAGCCAGTAACAATTAAAAAGTATGACCAAAGTATTAAGGGGGAAAATGTTACTAGCTGAAAAAAGGATCATCAGGTGATGCTTCAAGGCAAACTCTCTTTGGGACGCATATCTTGGTACCGTTTTACGCAAAACACCATGGATATATCCTGGAACAACCTGCAAGGCAAATGTTTATTTAAAGTCTCCTGGAAACATACACATGGCTATATACACATGCAAagccaaaaatcaaaacaaaatcccaAGGTTTTAAACATTAATTGTACAATGATTTCAAATTATGGCCTGTCGTGATTAGCATGCAATACAAATTTCAAACGTCTGTTTCTCTCAGCTTTCATTTCAGAGCATGTAAGCTTTTTAAAAGGCCAAGCAGAGCAGAATTTTGTTTACCTTGCCACTGTTTAACGTTCCCCAGACATAATCTTTGGGCTGTTCCTTTGATATATTGTCTCCACGTTCCTCTGATTTGATCCACAGCAAAACTTCCTACATCAAGACCacgcaaaaagaaagaaaaacatcatAAGTGCAGGCATCATCACGtcttatacaaaaaaaaaagtgatacgATCAATCACACACGTTGGGTCATATAATGTGACCATCTACCTTTTGCCTTGTGTTGGTAGAGGTAGCTAGATGTGTTCGTAACACTTGTTTCCCTGCAGTCAGAGAGATAATCAATCAACACATGAAATTAAAAGAACCATCAATCACTAGAATATATCagtcaaattaataataagataagAGAGTTGAAGAGAAATACGCCATGGAAACAACAAAGTCCTCCCATCCTCGACAGTACGAAGAGGCCAGCTCTGACATATTACCAACCAAACCAATTTAATAAGTGAACCAAATAGCTTAAAGTTACGGTTGCAAGTAGGAAGATTAAAGATTCATGCAAACCTGAAGCATTGTGTAAGATTTCTTGATCCCCTGGAATTCCAGCTCTATCACAGCATCCTGCGAAATGAAAATCACCGAAAAACTCAATGAGCAACAAGCAAAAGATGGTCTCAAACAGGGAGTGATTGCGAATTGATCAAGTTAGCCATATATTAACTCAAACGTTTTTTGCAATGTATCAATTTTATCATTGTTTGAGAGTAACTTAAACTCAAACCTTAAGGGGATATTGACCAGCTGAATTCTGCACAATAGTAAGGGTGACTAGAAATGCAACAGTCACAGGATCTGAAAAGTCTCCTCCAGGAGATGAAACTGCACCAACAAGTGTAACACTTCTATCAAGGTCTGGTCCACCAAGACATTTTACTTTACCAGCATGTTGATAGAAAGATGCTAAACGTGCTGCTGAATAGGCAGGATATCCACTGTCGGCAGGCATGTTAGCCAAGTCAATagactgaagaaaaaaaaatggagaagtgAGATAAGGACAACAGACATAcacaacaacatatatatattaaatcaaatctgatGAAATAATTGTAGCTTCATAGATCTATAAGAAGACGAAAAAATGATACCTCTTTGACTTGTTGTTGACTTCTGTGCTTGTTTCGGTAAGAGTAACTTGATATTTCCTGCGGCTTGCATTGTGTTGTAGCTACTGGTTCTAATAGCTCTTTATCCTGCAATAATAAGAACAATTCAAAAAGTAGTTCAACTTAAATAATAGTGAAGACATCAGATCAAATGTCTGAACTGTATGACCAATATGCAGATTCAGAATGAGAGAGATATACCTCAATCATTTCAATTCCTCTCTCTCCACAACCAACATACACAACAGCATCGAGGTTGGAGTACTATGTATATAAGAACAAATTAGCTTTGGCAATTCAAAATATCCAGTCATTAAGTGGAACAAAACCAGAGTGTTACAACCTACCTTGGAACAGTCTTCACAGACCATCATAAAATAAGGCTAAATCAGACATACCTGTAGCAATGTGGTGACACTACGAGAACAGGAACACCCAGCACCATTATCAATCCCACTTCGTCTCAGGTCCCTACAACAATAAAATTCCCA from Camelina sativa cultivar DH55 chromosome 9, Cs, whole genome shotgun sequence encodes:
- the LOC104713469 gene encoding V-type proton ATPase catalytic subunit A-like isoform X2, coding for MIPFHEPTSKKNTSTDLRRSGIDNGAGCSCSRSVTTLLQYSNLDAVVYVGCGERGIEMIEDKELLEPVATTQCKPQEISSYSYRNKHRSQQQVKESIDLANMPADSGYPAYSAARLASFYQHAGKVKCLGGPDLDRSVTLVGAVSSPGGDFSDPVTVAFLVTLTIVQNSAGQYPLKDAVIELEFQGIKKSYTMLQSWPLRTVEDGRTLLFPWRKQVLRTHLATSTNTRQKEVLLWIKSEERGDNISKEQPKDYVWGTLNSGKVVPGYIHGVLRKTVPRYASQREFALKHHLMILFSAKLYEVMPPGSYSN
- the LOC104713469 gene encoding V-type proton ATPase catalytic subunit A-like isoform X3, translated to MIPFHEPTSKKNTSTDLRRSGIDNGAGCSCSRSVTTLLQYSNLDAVVYVGCGERGIEMIEDKELLEPVATTQCKPQEISSYSYRNKHRSQQQVKESIDLANMPADSGYPAYSAARLASFYQHAGKVKCLGGPDLDRSVTLVGAVSSPGGDFSDPVTVAFLVTLTIVQNSAGQYPLKDAVIELEFQGIKKSYTMLQSWPLRTVEDGRTLLFPWRKQVLRTHLATSTNTRQKEVLLWIKSEERGDNISKEQPKDYVWGTLNSGKVVPGYIHGVLRKTVPRYASQREFALKHHLMILFSAILRAL
- the LOC104713469 gene encoding V-type proton ATPase catalytic subunit A-like isoform X1 yields the protein MIPFHEPTSKKNTSTDLRRSGIDNGAGCSCSRSVTTLLQYSNLDAVVYVGCGERGIEMIEDKELLEPVATTQCKPQEISSYSYRNKHRSQQQVKESIDLANMPADSGYPAYSAARLASFYQHAGKVKCLGGPDLDRSVTLVGAVSSPGGDFSDPVTVAFLVTLTIVQNSAGQYPLKDAVIELEFQGIKKSYTMLQSWPLRTVEDGRTLLFPWRKQVLRTHLATSTNTRQKEVLLWIKSEERGDNISKEQPKDYVWGTLNSGKVVPGYIHGVLRKTVPRYASQREFALKHHLMILFSASNIFPLNTLVILFNCYWLTN